From one Solanum stenotomum isolate F172 unplaced genomic scaffold, ASM1918654v1 scaffold27025, whole genome shotgun sequence genomic stretch:
- the LOC125851559 gene encoding uncharacterized protein LOC125851559, protein MERLKNEENQIALEDGVIELLKFRLALICAHFLLSYSDLEQFENVMTSLREPLKNVFQSILVNVDNKYNMPQVLGSLLDNIDDCISSCPRSTSMTEEELDFLLLNLHYLSKYAEQMFPLSTQLVMLQNMCGNMKDFNGLIVNGCIDQDIVKYVLPQFQLLAERVGFFLWVFHMDQSGISDSDSNDKTDENAHLSMLNYLLLKIVPVEFEFMHICYTNLKSSTSAEVGRFIKQLLETFPDILREYLIHLQEYMVTIINPNISGARDIHFMMEFLLIILTDMPTDLIHHDTFFDHLARVGELTREVVSTLVWDFGDKSMIKECIKETTRTTVDLLKDIELLKGDLRHVYLKSPDSCQKCFPMSDGPLFMHLLLRHLKDLLDSSAYSIALIKEEIGQVKVDLEFIISFFVDIEEELYKDLWERVLNVAFEAKDVIDSIIVRDNCLLHLIFSLPVTIKKIKLIKEDISNLLENSQEQRARCCFEEETNWIMRKLTSGPADLDVISITGMPGSEKRAFGNESCPDDLLDVGKEIAENCKGLPLVADLVAGVIAGREKKKTLWFEVQNNLSSFILNGEVDVMKISCHMLTIDYNREFFGLNNFVPFDPNKKRYSSKHLYSLSIEGDQLDNRLSDICQLRHLRLLRVLNLDPSFIMVKDSLLNEICMLNNLRFLQTGTKVKSLPLSFSNLWNLEFLAVYNEGSTLINQH, encoded by the exons ATGGAGAggttaaagaatgaagaaaatcaaatagctCTTGAAGACGGTGTAATTGAACTGCTGAAATTTAGGCTGGCACTAATTTGTGCACACTTCCTGCTTTCTTATTCCGATTTGGAGCAGTTTGAAAATGTAATGACTTCACTAAGAGAGCCGCTTAAAAATGTGTTTCAATCAATTTTGGTTAATGTTGACAACAAATACAACATGCCTCAAGTCCTTGGTAGCCTCCTGGATAATATCGATGATTGTATCAGCTCATGTCCTCGTTCTACATCCATGACTGAGGAGGAGTTGGACTTCCTCCTCCTGAATCTCCATTATCTATCCAAGTATGCTGAGCAGATGTTTCCATTAAGCACTCAGCTGGTGATGCTTCAGAATATGTGTGGTAACATGAAAGATTTCAATGGGTTGATAGTGAATGGTTGCATTGATCAAGATATTGTAAAATATGTCTTACCTCAGTTTCAACTCTTGGCTGAGAGAGTCGGATTCTTTCTTTGGGTGTTTCATATGGATCAGTCTGGAATCTCCGACTCCGACTCCAATGATAAGACTGATGAAAACGCTCACCTCAGCATGTTAAATTATCTACTATTAAAGATTGTTCCAGTTGAATTCGAGTTTATGCATATATGTTATACAAATTTGAAATCTTCAACTTCAGCAGAAGTTGGACGCTTCATTAAACAGCTCCTGGAAACCTTTCCAGACATTCTTAGAGAATATCTGATTCATCTACAAGAGTACATGGTAACTATAATTAACCCAAACATTTCAGGAGCTCGAGACATTCACTTCATGATGGAGTTCCTGTTGATTATTCTTACTGACATGCCTACCGACTTGATTCATCATGACACATTTTTTGATCATTTGGCACGTGTTGGAGAACTTACCAGAGAGGTAGTATCAACTCTTGTTTGGGACTTTGGAGACAAATCAATGATCAAAGAGTGTATCAAGGAAACAACTCGTACAACAGTAGACTTGCTAAAAGATATTGAACTCCTGAAGGGAGATCTCAGGCATGTTTACTTGAAATCTCCAGACTCATGTCAAAAATGCTTCCCGATGAGTGATGGACCGCTCTTCATGCATCTTCTACTCAGGCACTTAAAAGATTTGCTAGATTCCAGTGCTTATTCAATAGCTTTGATAAAGGAAGAAATTGGGCAAGTGAAAGTAGATCTGGAATtcataatatctttttttgtgGATATTGAGGAAGAATTGTATAAAGATCTGTGGGAACGAGTTTTAAATGTGGCATTTGAGGCAAAAGATGTCATTGATTCAATTATTGTTCGAGATAATTGTCTCTTACATCTTATTTTCTCACTTCCCGTTACCATAAAGAAGATCAAGCTTATCAAAGAAGACATCTCCAATTTACTTGAGAATTCCCAAGAACAGAGGGCTCGTTGTT GTTTTGAGGAGGAGACAAACTGGATAATGAGAAAGCTCACCAGTGGACCGGCAGATTTAGATGTCATTTCGATCACTGGTATGCCGGGTTCAG AGAAAAGGGCATTTGGAAACGAGAGTTGCCCTGATGACCTATTAGATGTTGGTAAAGAAATAGCCGAAAATTGTAAAGGGCTTCCTTTGGTGGCTGATCTGGTTGCTGGAGTCATTGCTGggagggaaaagaaaaagactcTGTGGTTtgaagttcaaaataatttgagtTCCTTTATTTTGAACGGTGAAGTGGATGTGATGAAG ATTTCATGCCATATGTTGACCATTGATTATAACAGAGAGTTCTTTGGGCTTAACAATTTTGTCCCGTTCGATCCAAATAAGAAAAGGTATTCTAGTAAACACCTGTATTCTTTGTCGATAGAGGGAGACCAGCTGGACAACCGTCTTTCTGATATATGTCAGCTAAGACACTTGAGGCTTCTTAGAGTGTTGAACCTGGATCCCTCTTTTATCATGGTAAAAGATTCTTTGCTGAATGAAATCTGCATGTTGAATAATTTGAGGTTCTTACAAACTGGGACAAAAGTTAAATCCCTGCCTTTGTCTTTCTCAAACCTCTGGAATCTAGAATTCCTGGCGGTGTATAACGAAGGATCAACCTTG ATAAATCAACACTGA